One Methanothrix sp. DNA window includes the following coding sequences:
- a CDS encoding zinc ribbon domain-containing protein, translating into SGCGIIVPKTLKDRVHECPRCGLRLDRDLNAALNILTLGLRGRACGDTG; encoded by the coding sequence GCTCAGGTTGTGGTATCATCGTACCGAAAACGCTGAAGGATCGAGTCCACGAGTGCCCGCGATGCGGGCTCAGGCTTGATCGGGATCTCAACGCGGCATTAAACATTCTCACCCTCGGACTGAGGGGTAGAGCCTGTGGAGATACCGGATGA